One window of the Lepidochelys kempii isolate rLepKem1 chromosome 23, rLepKem1.hap2, whole genome shotgun sequence genome contains the following:
- the PLD3 gene encoding 5'-3' exonuclease PLD3 isoform X1 translates to MAGGGRGRAQRCKAGPAPPVHRRRLGGFPGGGREDTAPGPGRGARPQEGQAGGRPRLHPWAGEGRCLLSRARASTCCAPGAEGTQPEGAWEPLLLQVCWFVLLLRDSTLALRDSGKMKPSVTPNKVCLRNGHERCVSSLVPAVGCARDGPKSVWAQLNALESREELLPSEQPNRLSHKYSRCALPAVILVGMLLAGVLTCLFIFPFGSPLERGNVGQDPDNTCSDPCRIVLVESIPEGMVYEDNSTVNPSTFQAWRNLIRGAKSSLDIASFYWTLTNDDTHTQEATADQGEEILAELLQLPQRGVLVRIAVSSPSSKQPLDDLQALEQSGAAVRKVDMRRLTDGVLHTKFWIVDKTHIYLGSANMDWRSLTQVKELGAAVYNCSCLAKDLGKIFEAYWVLGVPDATIPSPWPANYSTTYNKETPLEVQLNGTDAGVYLSSSPPALCAEGRTEDLHALLSIIDAASQFVHIAVMSYLPTMEFSHPRRYWPTIDNHLRKAAYERQVHIRLLIGCWEHSKPAMFPFLKSLAAMQDNGTHYSVEVRLFTVPANETQAEIPYARVNHNKYMVTDKVAYIGTSNWSGDYFVRTAGSALVVNQCDAKAQGELTVQEQLQAVFERDWNSKYSRDISTLGQWENICRGH, encoded by the exons ATGGCCGGGGGTGGCCGGGGCAGAGCGCAGCGATGCAAAGCGGGTCCCGCGCCCCCGGTGCACCGGCGCCGGCTCGGGGGGTTTCCGGGCGGGGGCAGGGAAGACACAGCTCCCGGCCCGGGCCGGGGAGCCCGCCCGCAGGAGGGGCAGGCTGGAGGGCGGCCGAGGCTCCACCCCTGGGCGGGGGAAGGCCGCTGTCTCCTCTCCAGGGCCCGGGCTTCGACCTGCTGCGCGCCGGGCGCCGAGGGGACCCAGCCGGAGGGAGCGTGGGAACCGCTGCTCCTGCAG GTTTGCTGGTTCGTTCTCCTGCTGCGTGACTCAACCCTGGCCCTACGAGATTCTGGGAAAATGAAGCCCTCTGTGACCCCCAACAAGGTCTGCCTTAGAAACGGACACGAACGCTGCGTCTCCTCCTTGGTCCCTGCCGTTGGCTGCGCTCGGGACGGTCCCAAGTCTGTGTGGGCTCAG CTGAACGCTCTAGAGAGCCGGGAAGAGCTCCTGCCATCTGAGCAGCCAAACCGGCTTTCCCACAAG TACTCCCGCTGTGCCCTGCCGGCCGTGATCCTGGTGGGCATGCTCTTGGCCGGGGTTCTCACTTGTCTCTTCATTTTTCCGTTCGGTTCCCCTCTGGAAAGAGGGAACGTTGGGCAGGATCCAGACAACACATGCAGTGACCCTTGCAG GATTGTGCTGGTGGAAAGCATCCCCGAGGGAATGGTGTATGAAGACAACAGCACGGTGAACCCATCCACATTTCAGGCCTGGAGGAATCTGATCAGAGGTGCTAAGAGCAGCTTGGACATCGCATCTTTCTATTGGACCCTGACAAACGACGACACGCACACTCAGGAAGCCACGGCTGACCAA GGTGAAGAAATCCTGGCAGAACTGCTGCAGTTACCCCAGCGAGGCGTCTTGGTGAGAATCGCAGTCAGCAGCCCGTCCTCGAAGCAGCCCCTGGACGACCTCCAAGCACTGGAGCAGAGCG GGGCCGCTGTCCGCAAAGTCGACATGCGCAGGCTGACGGACGGGGTGCTGCACACCAAGTTCTGGATCGTTGACAAGACCCACATCTACCTTGGCAGCGCTAACATGGACTGGCGCTCCCTCACCCAG GTGAAGGAGCTGGGTGCAGCTGTCTACAACTGCAGCTGCTTGGCCAAGGACTTAGGGAAGATATTTGAAGCCTATTGGGTTCTGGGGGTGCCGGACGCCACCATTCCATCACCCTGGCCAGCCAATTACTCCACCACATACAACAAGGAGACGCCTCTGGAGGTGCAGCTGAACGGGACGGACGCCGGCGTGTACCTTTCT AGCTCCCCGCCAGCCTTGTGTGCCGAGGGACGGACGGAGGACCTCCATGCACTGCTCAGCATCATCGACGCCGCCAGCCAGTTCGTGCACATCGCCGTGATGAGCTACCTGCCGACCATGGAGTTCTCGCACCCCCGGAG GTATTGGCCAACTATTGATAATCATCTCAGGAAAGCAGCCTACGAAAGGCAAGTCCATATTCGactgctgattggctgctgggAGCACTCCAAGCCAGCCATGTTTCCTTTTCTGAAATCTCTGGCTGCTATGCAGGACAATGGGACACACTACAGTGTGGAAGTG AGACTCTTCACGGTTCCAGCCAATGAAACACAAGCTGAGATCCCCTATGCAAGAGTCAACCACAACAAGTACATGGTCACCGACAAGGTGGCCTACATCG GTACCTCCAACTGGTCAGGAGACTATTTTGTCAGAACTGCAGGATCTGCGCTTGTGGTGAACCAGTGCGACGCAAAGGCCCAGGGTGAGCTCACAGTGCAGGAACAACTCCAGGCTGTGTTCGAACGGGACTGGAACTCCAAATACAGCAGGGACATCAGCACCTTGGGCCAGTGGGAAAACATCTGCAGAGGTCACTAG
- the PLD3 gene encoding 5'-3' exonuclease PLD3 isoform X8, with translation METEGEHRKPGDCFNGPEGQGPRPTSGLTAVKESRQRSASWRVQEDEEGAGPMFIDAPPQYKGQEQRKHKGVCWFVLLLRDSTLALRDSGKMKPSVTPNKVCLRNGHERCVSSLVPAVGCARDGPKSVWAQLNALESREELLPSEQPNRLSHKYSRCALPAVILVGMLLAGVLTCLFIFPFGSPLERGNVGQDPDNTCSDPCRIVLVESIPEGMVYEDNSTVNPSTFQAWRNLIRGAKSSLDIASFYWTLTNDDTHTQEATADQGEEILAELLQLPQRGVLVRIAVSSPSSKQPLDDLQALEQSGAAVRKVDMRRLTDGVLHTKFWIVDKTHIYLGSANMDWRSLTQVKELGAAVYNCSCLAKDLGKIFEAYWVLGVPDATIPSPWPANYSTTYNKETPLEVQLNGTDAGVYLSSSPPALCAEGRTEDLHALLSIIDAASQFVHIAVMSYLPTMEFSHPRRYWPTIDNHLRKAAYERQVHIRLLIGCWEHSKPAMFPFLKSLAAMQDNGTHYSVEVRLFTVPANETQAEIPYARVNHNKYMVTDKVAYIGTSNWSGDYFVRTAGSALVVNQCDAKAQGELTVQEQLQAVFERDWNSKYSRDISTLGQWENICRGH, from the exons ATGGAGACCGAGGGGGAGCACAGGAAACCAGGAGACTGTTTCAATGGGCCTGAGGGGCAGGGGCCTCGGCCCACCAGCGGCCTAACTGCTGTGAAGGAGTCCCggcaaaggagtgcttcctggcGGGTGCAGGAGGACGAGGAGGGAGCTGGGCCAATGTTTATAGACGCGCCTCCCCAATacaaggggcaggagcagagaaagcacaaaggg GTTTGCTGGTTCGTTCTCCTGCTGCGTGACTCAACCCTGGCCCTACGAGATTCTGGGAAAATGAAGCCCTCTGTGACCCCCAACAAGGTCTGCCTTAGAAACGGACACGAACGCTGCGTCTCCTCCTTGGTCCCTGCCGTTGGCTGCGCTCGGGACGGTCCCAAGTCTGTGTGGGCTCAG CTGAACGCTCTAGAGAGCCGGGAAGAGCTCCTGCCATCTGAGCAGCCAAACCGGCTTTCCCACAAG TACTCCCGCTGTGCCCTGCCGGCCGTGATCCTGGTGGGCATGCTCTTGGCCGGGGTTCTCACTTGTCTCTTCATTTTTCCGTTCGGTTCCCCTCTGGAAAGAGGGAACGTTGGGCAGGATCCAGACAACACATGCAGTGACCCTTGCAG GATTGTGCTGGTGGAAAGCATCCCCGAGGGAATGGTGTATGAAGACAACAGCACGGTGAACCCATCCACATTTCAGGCCTGGAGGAATCTGATCAGAGGTGCTAAGAGCAGCTTGGACATCGCATCTTTCTATTGGACCCTGACAAACGACGACACGCACACTCAGGAAGCCACGGCTGACCAA GGTGAAGAAATCCTGGCAGAACTGCTGCAGTTACCCCAGCGAGGCGTCTTGGTGAGAATCGCAGTCAGCAGCCCGTCCTCGAAGCAGCCCCTGGACGACCTCCAAGCACTGGAGCAGAGCG GGGCCGCTGTCCGCAAAGTCGACATGCGCAGGCTGACGGACGGGGTGCTGCACACCAAGTTCTGGATCGTTGACAAGACCCACATCTACCTTGGCAGCGCTAACATGGACTGGCGCTCCCTCACCCAG GTGAAGGAGCTGGGTGCAGCTGTCTACAACTGCAGCTGCTTGGCCAAGGACTTAGGGAAGATATTTGAAGCCTATTGGGTTCTGGGGGTGCCGGACGCCACCATTCCATCACCCTGGCCAGCCAATTACTCCACCACATACAACAAGGAGACGCCTCTGGAGGTGCAGCTGAACGGGACGGACGCCGGCGTGTACCTTTCT AGCTCCCCGCCAGCCTTGTGTGCCGAGGGACGGACGGAGGACCTCCATGCACTGCTCAGCATCATCGACGCCGCCAGCCAGTTCGTGCACATCGCCGTGATGAGCTACCTGCCGACCATGGAGTTCTCGCACCCCCGGAG GTATTGGCCAACTATTGATAATCATCTCAGGAAAGCAGCCTACGAAAGGCAAGTCCATATTCGactgctgattggctgctgggAGCACTCCAAGCCAGCCATGTTTCCTTTTCTGAAATCTCTGGCTGCTATGCAGGACAATGGGACACACTACAGTGTGGAAGTG AGACTCTTCACGGTTCCAGCCAATGAAACACAAGCTGAGATCCCCTATGCAAGAGTCAACCACAACAAGTACATGGTCACCGACAAGGTGGCCTACATCG GTACCTCCAACTGGTCAGGAGACTATTTTGTCAGAACTGCAGGATCTGCGCTTGTGGTGAACCAGTGCGACGCAAAGGCCCAGGGTGAGCTCACAGTGCAGGAACAACTCCAGGCTGTGTTCGAACGGGACTGGAACTCCAAATACAGCAGGGACATCAGCACCTTGGGCCAGTGGGAAAACATCTGCAGAGGTCACTAG